A region of uncultured Anaeromusa sp. DNA encodes the following proteins:
- a CDS encoding flagellin, whose protein sequence is MIINHNMMAMNTYNKLSSNNAAASKSLEKLSSGLRINRAADDASGLAISEKMRGQIRGLDQGTSNAQNGISLIQTAEGALTETHSILQRMRELAVQSSNDTNTDSDRNEIQKEINQLTDEIDRIANTTEFNTKALLKGDLKGVAGSVVATYNLVSSNAAVSAALTLTSVLTGLGSSLSDTVRVRLTTKDPASTGSVTITFSASSALGNITLCAGSLGTISLSGGTVIGTFDMADMQAGDTLTFSLTGAEAAVTTDNALHLQVGANTAQEITVGIGDMQAQSLGIKSGATYMNVSNQFGAEASITRIDAAIQKVSSERSKMGAVQNRLEHTINNLSTASENISSAESRIRDVDMAKEMMNYQKTSILQQAATSMLAQANQQPQNVLKLLQ, encoded by the coding sequence ATGATTATCAACCACAATATGATGGCGATGAACACCTACAACAAATTGTCTTCCAACAACGCTGCTGCGTCCAAATCTTTGGAAAAACTGTCTTCGGGTCTGCGTATCAATCGTGCTGCTGATGACGCTTCCGGATTGGCAATTTCCGAAAAAATGCGCGGTCAGATTCGCGGCTTGGACCAAGGCACTAGCAATGCTCAAAACGGCATTTCCTTGATTCAGACGGCTGAAGGCGCTCTGACGGAAACTCACAGCATTCTGCAACGTATGCGTGAACTGGCTGTGCAGTCTTCCAATGATACCAATACCGATTCGGATCGCAACGAGATCCAAAAGGAAATCAATCAGCTCACCGATGAGATTGACCGCATTGCTAACACTACGGAATTCAATACCAAGGCGTTGCTGAAAGGCGACCTGAAGGGCGTCGCTGGTTCGGTTGTTGCTACGTATAATTTGGTTTCCTCGAATGCAGCAGTGAGTGCCGCATTGACGTTGACTTCTGTATTGACTGGCTTAGGATCATCGTTGAGCGATACCGTACGTGTTCGTTTGACTACTAAAGACCCTGCATCTACTGGTTCTGTTACAATTACTTTCTCTGCTTCCTCTGCACTAGGTAATATCACTTTGTGCGCTGGATCTTTAGGAACTATTTCTTTGAGTGGTGGTACTGTTATTGGTACCTTTGACATGGCTGACATGCAAGCCGGTGATACTCTTACGTTTAGTCTGACTGGTGCAGAAGCTGCTGTTACGACTGACAATGCATTGCATTTACAGGTAGGAGCTAACACTGCGCAAGAAATTACAGTTGGTATTGGCGATATGCAGGCCCAATCTTTGGGTATTAAATCCGGCGCTACCTATATGAATGTAAGCAATCAATTTGGGGCCGAAGCTTCCATTACCCGTATTGATGCCGCTATTCAAAAGGTGTCGAGCGAACGCTCGAAAATGGGTGCTGTGCAAAATCGTCTGGAACACACCATCAACAACCTGTCGACGGCTAGCGAAAATATTTCTTCCGCCGAATCCCGCATTCGCGATGTAGATATGGCGAAGGAAATGATGAACTACCAGAAGACCAGCATTCTGCAACAGGCTGCGACTTCCATGTTGGCGCAGGCCAATCAGCAGCCGCAGAACGTGCTTAAATTGCTGCAATAA
- a CDS encoding methyltransferase domain-containing protein, protein MNHWKEFFIEKNYQKAYEILVQSVAEDKKNSEKLVALMQCCSQLGKFSEAESYALQVMEIEPSLDNLYNIISIKYKLALYGEVIHLGLQFIQHEPKNFAIWDMLGDSFFQEQKYDDAVKCYQYAGEITEKEKMTEKAKMAEAYFSQNTENRRLEAWADEFYTYSKYGEAGRKRTTISLTGLFKDQVLEYKLVEKLLANHKGHLNQIDVLDVGCGEGRWLRKLVDWGADPSKLCGVDINQDIIELARSLSAPGIHFEKAMADKLPYADDSFDLVILIGVLQHILDPELQKAIGTELLRVLKSEGVILTYNYSKSGWDTTDINTQMRIKAMGVDEENLKNFFGECQVEYEEMLTSDSIITNMIPEQWGMIYDLARDPYGINHGFALASIRKA, encoded by the coding sequence ATGAATCACTGGAAAGAATTTTTTATAGAAAAAAATTACCAGAAAGCCTACGAAATCTTGGTGCAAAGCGTTGCTGAAGATAAAAAAAATAGTGAAAAATTAGTGGCATTGATGCAATGTTGTAGTCAGTTGGGAAAATTTTCCGAAGCGGAAAGCTATGCCCTTCAAGTGATGGAAATAGAACCTAGCTTGGATAATTTGTATAATATCATTTCCATAAAATATAAGTTGGCGTTATATGGCGAAGTAATCCATTTGGGGCTGCAGTTTATTCAACATGAACCTAAAAATTTTGCAATATGGGATATGCTGGGGGATAGTTTTTTTCAAGAACAAAAATATGATGATGCAGTGAAATGTTATCAATATGCCGGGGAGATTACGGAAAAAGAAAAAATGACTGAAAAAGCTAAAATGGCTGAAGCCTACTTCTCACAAAATACAGAGAATCGTCGTTTGGAAGCATGGGCTGATGAGTTTTATACTTACTCCAAATATGGTGAAGCTGGACGAAAGCGAACAACGATATCGTTAACAGGGCTTTTTAAAGATCAAGTCCTAGAATACAAGTTAGTTGAAAAATTATTGGCTAATCACAAAGGGCATTTAAACCAAATTGATGTTCTAGATGTGGGCTGCGGCGAGGGAAGATGGCTGCGTAAGCTAGTAGACTGGGGTGCGGATCCCTCAAAACTATGTGGTGTTGATATCAATCAAGATATTATTGAATTAGCACGTAGTTTGTCAGCGCCAGGTATTCACTTTGAAAAGGCGATGGCAGATAAATTGCCATATGCAGATGATTCTTTTGATCTGGTTATTTTGATAGGCGTTTTACAGCATATTTTGGACCCGGAATTGCAAAAAGCAATAGGGACGGAACTGTTGCGTGTTCTTAAGAGCGAAGGCGTTATTTTGACATATAACTATAGTAAGTCAGGATGGGATACAACCGATATCAATACGCAAATGAGAATTAAAGCAATGGGCGTGGATGAAGAAAATTTGAAGAACTTTTTTGGCGAATGCCAAGTTGAATATGAAGAGATGCTTACATCAGATTCTATAATTACCAATATGATTCCTGAGCAATGGGGAATGATATATGATTTGGCGCGTGACCCATATGGTATAAATCATGGATTTGCACTTGCATCCATACGTAAAGCGTGA
- a CDS encoding 6-hydroxymethylpterin diphosphokinase MptE-like protein, translated as MDIFEYNSLIVGAQKNYISEPNEDELKRLQFVAREKNIEWFFDHEGEKSYPIQDVLDSTQDLPNPKRREIIVVVGLNSIREIESLYGKMHVNSFMFVCEPNPSFVMNALSKKDMRVFLNPNIALLACSGEELMYQLNLSFQSWLLLLLGNIKVYATHYYRNFAKNEFKEVLDSLALVASSCRWGAGNSIDDCLQGSSQVMRNLKYLPRSKDVRLLKGKFENIPCIIVSAGPSLEKNLTLLHQVKDKAIIIATETILERLLDEKIVPHFVTTMERIVQAYEYSYKGKVIPPEVTLIAPPLIEPRIFDEYKGNYIIPMREGVREFFWWNEMLELGQDANVMVGDSTAHLAFGFAIHSGANPIILMGQDLAYGEGARDHASGTVYDEIGINWQKDPMLEPSGKTEGYYGGEVISNQVWLNFKKWFEMYILHYKGQIKIINSTEGGAKIKGALQLPLQESINLYCKEEIPIRKIIDETATYSLQPKQIKEKLVKAVKELKQTKKLAENVLKTIEGMKIDDSMTATKLMQEYKKLKKSDVLLEALYNNNLLFHTVQPMIIHSFYRLYRIEESLNCENIIENMNIQKELATSVVFGIDQLIKHMKETIEELANAKGWAK; from the coding sequence ATGGACATTTTTGAATATAATTCTCTGATTGTAGGTGCTCAGAAAAATTACATCAGTGAACCTAATGAAGATGAATTGAAGCGGCTGCAGTTTGTAGCACGCGAAAAAAATATTGAATGGTTTTTTGATCATGAGGGAGAAAAATCCTATCCTATACAGGATGTTTTAGATAGTACACAAGATTTACCGAATCCCAAGAGACGTGAAATTATTGTTGTTGTCGGCTTAAACTCCATTCGCGAGATTGAGAGCCTATATGGAAAAATGCATGTGAATTCGTTCATGTTTGTTTGCGAACCAAATCCTTCATTTGTGATGAATGCATTGTCGAAAAAAGATATGCGCGTGTTTTTGAATCCCAATATTGCGTTGTTGGCATGCTCAGGCGAAGAGCTTATGTATCAATTAAATCTAAGCTTTCAAAGCTGGCTTTTACTATTGCTTGGAAACATAAAAGTTTATGCTACGCATTATTATCGAAACTTTGCCAAGAATGAATTTAAGGAAGTGTTAGATTCGTTAGCTTTAGTGGCTTCTTCCTGCCGCTGGGGGGCTGGTAATAGTATTGATGACTGCTTGCAGGGAAGTTCTCAGGTGATGAGAAACCTGAAATATCTGCCTCGTTCTAAAGATGTGAGGCTGTTAAAAGGAAAATTTGAGAATATACCATGCATTATAGTCTCTGCTGGTCCTTCTTTGGAGAAAAACTTAACATTATTGCACCAAGTGAAAGACAAAGCCATTATTATTGCAACGGAAACCATTTTGGAACGCCTGTTGGACGAAAAAATTGTACCGCATTTTGTAACAACAATGGAGCGTATTGTTCAAGCGTATGAGTATAGCTACAAAGGAAAAGTAATTCCTCCGGAGGTTACGTTGATTGCGCCGCCGCTGATAGAGCCCAGGATTTTTGACGAGTACAAAGGGAATTATATTATTCCGATGCGCGAAGGAGTGCGCGAGTTTTTTTGGTGGAATGAAATGTTAGAGCTGGGCCAGGATGCCAATGTGATGGTTGGAGATTCAACAGCTCATTTGGCGTTTGGGTTTGCAATACATAGTGGCGCTAATCCAATCATCTTAATGGGTCAAGACTTAGCGTATGGAGAAGGGGCGCGCGATCATGCGTCTGGTACTGTATATGACGAAATTGGTATAAATTGGCAAAAAGATCCAATGCTAGAGCCAAGCGGGAAAACAGAGGGGTATTATGGGGGGGAAGTGATTTCAAATCAGGTTTGGTTAAACTTTAAAAAATGGTTTGAAATGTATATTTTGCATTATAAAGGACAAATTAAGATCATTAACTCTACTGAAGGTGGCGCAAAGATCAAGGGCGCCTTGCAGCTTCCTTTGCAAGAATCGATAAACTTGTATTGCAAAGAGGAAATTCCGATCCGAAAAATTATTGATGAAACGGCTACATATTCTTTGCAGCCGAAGCAGATTAAAGAAAAGCTCGTGAAAGCGGTTAAAGAACTGAAGCAGACCAAGAAGTTGGCCGAGAATGTTTTAAAAACGATAGAGGGAATGAAAATAGATGACAGTATGACAGCAACGAAGTTGATGCAAGAATATAAAAAACTAAAGAAATCAGACGTTTTGCTTGAGGCATTATATAATAATAATTTGCTTTTTCATACCGTGCAGCCAATGATTATTCATTCTTTTTATCGCTTATATCGTATTGAAGAAAGCTTGAATTGTGAAAATATTATTGAAAACATGAATATTCAAAAAGAATTAGCAACAAGTGTTGTTTTTGGGATTGATCAACTCATTAAGCATATGAAGGAAACCATTGAAGAACTGGCAAATGCAAAGGGGTGGGCGAAATGA
- the pseC gene encoding UDP-4-amino-4,6-dideoxy-N-acetyl-beta-L-altrosamine transaminase, whose protein sequence is MAKRFIPYGHQDIVKEDIQAVVKVLESDWLTQGPSIEEFERSVATYCGATYAVAVSNATAALHIACLAAGLQEGDQLWTSPNTFVASANCGRYCGASVDFVDIDSNTYNLSVRELEEKLKQGTVPECIIPVHFSGQSCDMEPIYKLCRQYGVKTIIEDASHAIGGEYQGEKIGNCRYSDMTVFSFHPVKIVTTGEGGMILTNREDLYQNLIRLRSHGITRDTELMTEEAHGPWYYQQIELGYNYRMTDLQAALGASQMQRIDQFIEKRRVVAARYNQEFSKIDEIVIPQQESYGDSAWHLYVIQVPTSKRAGVFQQLRERGIGVNVHYIPVHTQPYYRQLGYNEGDFPQAEAYYGRAISLPMYYGLTTQEQDFVIAAVKEALQG, encoded by the coding sequence GTGGCCAAGAGGTTTATACCTTATGGACATCAAGACATTGTGAAAGAAGACATTCAAGCCGTAGTGAAGGTGTTGGAATCAGACTGGCTAACTCAGGGCCCTTCTATAGAAGAATTTGAGCGTTCGGTAGCAACCTACTGCGGCGCTACGTATGCGGTAGCAGTCAGTAATGCTACCGCTGCCTTGCATATCGCCTGTTTGGCAGCTGGGTTGCAAGAAGGAGATCAGCTATGGACAAGTCCGAACACCTTTGTGGCTTCTGCCAATTGCGGCCGCTATTGTGGTGCATCGGTTGATTTTGTAGATATAGACAGTAATACATATAACCTTTCCGTCAGGGAGCTGGAAGAGAAGCTGAAGCAGGGAACCGTTCCAGAGTGTATCATTCCGGTTCATTTTTCGGGGCAATCTTGCGATATGGAGCCGATTTACAAGCTGTGCAGACAATATGGCGTAAAGACCATCATTGAAGACGCTTCTCATGCGATTGGCGGGGAATATCAAGGCGAAAAAATAGGCAATTGCCGGTATTCGGACATGACGGTATTTAGCTTTCATCCCGTGAAAATTGTTACGACTGGCGAAGGCGGAATGATTTTAACGAATCGGGAAGACTTATACCAAAACCTGATTCGGCTGCGGAGTCATGGGATTACACGCGATACTGAACTGATGACAGAAGAGGCCCATGGTCCCTGGTATTATCAGCAAATTGAGCTTGGTTACAATTATCGCATGACTGATCTTCAGGCTGCATTGGGAGCCAGTCAAATGCAACGAATCGATCAGTTTATTGAAAAACGTCGTGTTGTTGCGGCGCGGTATAACCAAGAGTTTTCGAAAATCGATGAGATCGTAATTCCTCAACAAGAAAGTTATGGAGACTCAGCCTGGCATTTATATGTGATTCAAGTTCCGACCTCAAAGAGAGCCGGTGTTTTTCAGCAATTGCGTGAACGAGGAATTGGTGTCAATGTACACTACATTCCAGTGCATACGCAGCCGTACTATCGTCAGCTTGGTTATAACGAGGGGGATTTCCCGCAGGCCGAGGCTTATTATGGACGAGCGATCAGCTTGCCTATGTATTACGGACTGACTACACAGGAGCAAGACTTTGTTATTGCAGCGGTAAAGGAGGCATTACAAGGATGA
- the pseB gene encoding UDP-N-acetylglucosamine 4,6-dehydratase (inverting), whose product MFSEKIVLITGGTGSFGKQFIKTILEKYSPKKIIVYSRDELKQFEMQQVFNQECMRYFIGDVRDGSRLKQAMRGVDYVVHAAALKQVPAAEYNPMECIKTNVDGAKNVIDAAIENEVKKVVALSTDKAANPVNLYGATKLVSDKLFVAANNIVGEHQTRFSVVRYGNVVGSRGSVVPFFKKLVAEGATELPITDEQMTRFWISLPQGVDFVLKAFQRMQGGELFVPKIPSSRIVDLASALAPELPHKIVGIRPGEKLHETMCPADDSHLTLEFADHFVIRPTITFQTPVDYTENPLGEKGRPVVQGHEYNSGTNLHFLTVNELKEMI is encoded by the coding sequence ATGTTTAGTGAGAAAATAGTATTAATCACAGGTGGCACAGGATCATTTGGAAAGCAGTTTATCAAAACCATTTTAGAAAAATATAGTCCGAAAAAGATTATTGTATATTCGCGGGATGAACTAAAACAGTTTGAAATGCAGCAAGTGTTTAATCAAGAATGCATGCGTTATTTTATTGGCGATGTGCGTGATGGGAGCCGTTTAAAGCAGGCGATGCGTGGGGTGGACTATGTAGTGCATGCAGCGGCGCTGAAACAGGTTCCGGCAGCGGAATACAACCCGATGGAATGCATCAAGACCAATGTGGATGGCGCTAAAAATGTCATAGACGCAGCCATTGAAAACGAAGTAAAGAAAGTAGTTGCTTTATCTACGGACAAGGCGGCTAATCCGGTTAATCTATATGGCGCAACCAAATTGGTATCGGATAAGTTGTTTGTTGCTGCTAACAATATCGTGGGTGAACATCAAACTCGCTTTAGTGTTGTTCGCTATGGAAATGTAGTGGGTTCGCGTGGTTCGGTGGTTCCTTTTTTCAAAAAACTTGTCGCAGAAGGCGCTACCGAATTGCCGATTACAGACGAACAAATGACTCGCTTTTGGATTTCCTTGCCGCAGGGGGTCGATTTTGTTCTAAAGGCATTTCAGCGCATGCAGGGAGGGGAATTGTTTGTACCAAAAATTCCTTCGAGCCGCATTGTAGACTTGGCGTCTGCCTTAGCGCCGGAGTTGCCGCATAAAATAGTTGGCATCCGGCCTGGAGAAAAACTGCATGAAACAATGTGTCCTGCCGATGATTCGCACTTGACGTTGGAATTTGCAGACCATTTTGTCATCCGTCCTACCATTACGTTTCAGACTCCGGTGGATTATACCGAAAATCCTTTGGGTGAAAAAGGTCGGCCTGTAGTGCAGGGGCATGAGTACAACTCAGGAACCAACTTGCATTTTCTGACGGTAAACGAGTTAAAGGAGATGATCTGA